The following coding sequences lie in one Xylocopa sonorina isolate GNS202 chromosome 7, iyXylSono1_principal, whole genome shotgun sequence genomic window:
- the LOC143425720 gene encoding uncharacterized protein LOC143425720, protein MDNNFLNMHANNITHENAPDVDRLKQSCLILKKKLVETDEVIKQYNDKLKECERLKQELNASKKQMIDYNSSLAKVIKLQMQNTEYKKNIETLSSQVNDHNIKTAADKQHIQQLICKIKEIEGGQNDKIMQYDLEKSSLQVKVKELEDELKNVKKSYDTKMKKIEKKLPMENIIIQKSKLELKDAETNTTLTKDVVMEKPKVAEKCMLTDEFYTVKDDIYPIFCNKCEVFLDPPPLEKICKIMTKSCPKLVEKISSPVKKSPSPLQVSTDINSEQCKTEKLPTLGTPPPHLQNHASSHTDFIPPSLLPSHTHTLSRTDYCNTFSPTSNLMNQSTYYIGSTPINHLPMTTSNPTNQNNHCGNIATMASSLSLQKRVDVLEAKLKKLNKKSGLNNSCCNHQLNAYHAHDMNSSMQLVELCKTMMNFCNNKEKSNITEHKKSKKLVFESRKPKLSVVKQKRLQSTSNCSWKVESVAQKIQQNPLKKRHKKHKRRYCVPLDKTDDFSKSTEDLEKMDCESDVDLSTDMFDDIGNSKVNINLESNSTSHVEPSISTLKTNETGAKEVGVVEVVQDLVECNKSGGEVDSGILSDSVESSKLVQLETDMDTCSELMAKKDLVEINCPQQSESSSIENVKSAEAKLVDESTIKETSHSITLDESAEKNNSLEISKPDPIESDKLVQLAADLDTSSESIEENNLMETNSSLQSESSAEDVKSTEAKLVDESTIKETSHSITLDESAEKNNSLEISKPDPVESDKLVQLAADLDTSSESIEENNLMEANSSLQSESSAEDVKSTEAKLVDESTIKETSHSKTLDESTEKNNSSEVSSKPDSVESNKLAQLAADLDTSSESIEENNSMEANSSLQTESSFTENVKSKKPKVFKSPVKVASRVMKSNESIERNSSLEISSKSDSVESDKLVQLVADLDTSSESIEENNLMEVDIPLQSDRSSLENVKSNKTKVVKSVVKASSCVMKSNESIEKNHSSEMLSKPDSVESNKLAQLAADLDTSSESVEENNSMEASSSLQSEPSFTENVKSKKPKVVKSAVKAASLVMKSNESIEKNHSSEMLSKPDSVESNKLAQLAADLDTSSESVEENNSMEASSFLQSEPSFTENIKSKKLKVVKSPVKVASRVMKSNESIESSNSSEISSKPDSVESDKLVQLATDLDTSSESIEENNSMEASSSLQSEPSFTENVKSKKPKVVKSPVKVASRVMKSYESIERINSSEILSKPDSVESNKVVQLATDLDTSSESIEENNSMEASSSLQSEPSFTENVKSKKPKVVKSPVKVASRVMKSYESIERINSSEILSKPDSVESNKVVQLATDLDTSSESIEENNLMEASSSLQSEPSFTENVKSKKPKVVKSPVKVASRVMKSYESIERINSSEILSKPDSVESNKVVQLATDLDTSSESVESSFTENVKSRKPKVVKSRVKVASRVMKSNESIEENSSLEKLSNDDKPVEETKQTNILEGSPVSPMAQHERRALSSSGITKKRKISEVQDSKGCSKREELLRKIKRLKKSSTNSSICPKILEPPDVQDEKVEDSNILPEPKILLEDISKEENYAPIKKARIAHIPKIAIIERKKSIASPLQLKKRLVPKVNNSNAQTTQVNSVSINKSQQNSENKLSKIYSDLFNEPQSTLSSMPNFNKHSVENAVQEKSIPDAKNVLNTLENKTSLVTDINNYGCLDVSVNQSIKMKEAKTESNNYSKYLKCERENNPSDIKEDSGTNSMKEKELLHANARCPINPVEISNINEINVNAKEIVNSKKESSVTEFKLQRYCPFAKLRHYVDVETKKRLTKNRKNFPHTELNVGLIADKFVNIQLQRLMDNEWQASVHWDVIEKLESTCSARIIAKGIVEFLSTEEECNKALDKTHTPPAPLMSVTQQRIAALLVDLEKVKPTVFEFVQAGIEYKLFRLNQLNQRCIVESLSRMYTILARIKKDRERVRIFCCDALYCLGLNAICALYTVLTSWAEVFPNNEADNKILPRCMAHLILTLQVTDFPKLNALKNLLTILYKYPSGTLSKDILKELLTAFQENCRGEIETSIILLAKREGTKWAYQNVIKGALLPMIINNKLPSTYRAFCLLGNLLRTFPIEDKDKSVGSIIEQLCCLIDSNEGSNDQKEGVISALLSLSRHNFIQVVKNTLKWIPNLPIHDRTIEQIKGLINLRTVDFWRGYLRTNKLLKGYAADD, encoded by the exons AAAGAATGCGAACGTTTAAAACAAGAGTTGAATGCATCAAAGAAACAAATGATTGACTATAATTCCTCTTTGGCTAAGGTTATCAAATTGCAGATG CAAAATAcggaatataaaaaaaatattgaaacTTTATCCTCGCAAGTAAATGATCATAATATAAAAACAGCAGCTGATAAACAACATATACAACAGCTAATTTGTAAGATAAAAGAGATAGAAGGAGGtcaaaatgataaaataatgCAGTATGATTTGGAAAAATCCTCCCTTCAAG TGAAAGTCAAGGAATTGGAAGACGAATTGAAGAATGTTAAAAAATCCTATGatacaaaaatgaaaaaaattgaaaagaaaCTTCCCATGGAAAATA taataatacaaaaatcaaaacTGGAGTTAAAAGATGCTGAAACCAATACAACATTAACTAAAGACGTAGTAATGGAAAAACCAAAAGTCGCGGAAAAGTGCATGTTGACAGACGAATTTTACACCGTCAAAGATGACATATACCCTATATTTTGCAACAAATGTGAAGTTTTTCTAGATCCACCTCCCCTTGAAAAAATATGCAAGATTATGACTAAATCATGCCCGAAACTAGTCGAAAAAATTTCGTCTCCTGTAAAAAAATCTCCATCCCCATTACAAGTATCCACAG ATATAAATAGCGAGCAATGTAAAACTGAGAAATTACCGACATTAGGTACTCCTCCGCCGCATTTACAGAATCATGCAAGCAGTCATACAGATTTTATTCCTCCAAGTCTATTGCCATCCCATACGCATACATTAAGTCGCACAGATTATTGCAACACTTTTTCCCCAACATCTAATTTAATGAACCAGAGTACCTACTACATTGGATCGACGCCAATTAATCATTTACCAATGACAACCTCAAATCCAACCAATcagaataatcattgcggaaaTATCGCAACGATGGCGTCTTCGTTATCCTTACAAAAAAGAGTTGATGTGTTGGAGGCGAAACTAAAGAAATTAAACAAAAAATCGGGACTGAACAATAGTTGTTGTAATCATCAATTGAACGCTTACCACGCGCATGATATgaacagttctatgcaactcgTTGAACTATGTAAAACAATGATGAATTTTTGCaataataaagaaaaaagtAACATTACAGAACATAAAAAATCGAAAAAACTAGTATTTGAATCGAGAAAACCCAAGTTATCAGTAGTGAAACAAAAAAGATTACAAAGTACGAGTAATTGCTCTTGGAAAGTTGAATCAGTCGCGCAGAAAATTCAACAAAATCCACTCAAGAAAAGGCATAAGAAGCATAAGCGCCGGTATTGCGTACCCTTAGATAAAACTGACGATTTCTCAAAGAGTACTGAAGATTTGGAAAAGATGGACTGCGAGTCCGATGTAGATTTATCTACTGATATGTTTGATGATATTGGCAACAGTAAAGTTAACATCAACTTAGAATCTAACAGTACGTCACACGTGGAACCATCAATTTCGACTTTAAAGACTAACGAGACGGGTGCTAAAGAAGTTGGAGTTGTAGAGGTAGTACAGGATTTGGTGGAGTGTAATAAATCAGGAGGCGAGGTCGACTCAGGAATATTATCGGATTCCGTTGAATCTAGCAAATTAGTACAACTTGAAACAGACATGGACACGTGTTCTGAATTAATGGCAAAAAAAGATTTGGTGGAAATAAACTGTCCTCAGCAAAGCGAATCGTCTTCTATTGAAAACGTTAAATCAGCAGAGGCTAAACTTGTGGACGAATCTACGATAAAGGAGACTTCGCATTCAATAACATTGGATGAATCAGCTGAGAAAAATAATAGTTTAGAGATATCAAAACCAGATCCCATTGAATCAGATAAATTGGTACAACTTGCGGCAGATTTGGATACAAGTTCAGAATCGATAGAAGAAAATAATTTGATGGAAACTAACTCTTCCCTACAAAGCGAATCATCTGCTGAAGACGTTAAATCAACGGAGGCTAAACTTGTGGACGAGTCTACGATAAAGGAGACTTCACACTCAATAACATTGGATGAATCAGCTGAGAAAAATAATAGTTTAGAGATATCAAAACCAGATCCCGTTGAATCAGATAAATTGGTACAACTTGCGGCAGATTTGGATACAAGTTCAGAATCGATAGAAGAAAATAATTTGATGGAAGCTAACTCTTCCCTACAAAGCGAATCATCTGCTGAAGACGTTAAATCAACGGAGGCTAAACTTGTGGACGAGTCTACGATAAAGGAGACTTCACACTCAAAAACATTGGATGAATCAACTGAGAAAAATAATAGTTCAGAAGTATCATCAAAGCCAGATTCCGTTGAATCAAATAAATTGGCACAACTTGCGGCAGATTTGGACACAAGTTCAGAATCGATAGAAGAAAATAATTCGATGGAAGCAAACTCTTCCCTACAAACCGAATCATCTTTTACCGAAAATGTTAAATCGAAGAAACCTAAAGTATTCAAGTCTCCAGTAAAAGTAGCGTCGCGTGTAATGAAATCTAACGAATCGATTGAAAGAAATAGTAGTTTAGAAATATCATCAAAGTCAGATTCCGTTGAATCAGATAAATTGGTACAACTCGTGGCAGATTTGGACACAAGTTCAGAATCGATAGAAGAAAATAATTTGATGGAAGTAGACATTCCTCTGCAGAGTGATAGAAGTTCTCTCGAAAATGTTAAATCGAATAAAACGAAAGTAGTCAAGTCTGTAGTAAAAGCTTCGTCGTGTGTAATGAAATCCAACGAATCTATTGAGAAAAATCATAGTTCAGAAATGTTATCAAAACCAGATTCCGTTGAATCAAATAAATTGGCACAACTTGCGGCAGATTTGGACACAAGTTCAGAATCGGTAGAAGAAAATAATTCGATGGAAGCAAGCTCTTCCCTACAAAGCGAACCATCTTTTACCGAAAATGTTAAATCGAAGAAACCTAAAGTAGTCAAGTCTGCAGTAAAAGCAGCGTCGCTTGTAATGAAATCCAACGAATCTATTGAGAAAAATCATAGTTCAGAAATGTTATCAAAACCAGATTCCGTTGAATCAAATAAATTGGCACAACTTGCGGCAGATTTGGACACAAGTTCAGAATCGGTAGAAGAAAATAATTCGATGGAAGCAAGCTCTTTCCTACAAAGCGAACCATCTTTTACCGAAAATATTAAATCGAAGAAACTTAAAGTAGTCAAGTCTCCAGTAAAAGTAGCGTCACGTGTAATGAAATCTAACGAATCGATTGAGAGCAGTAATAGTTCAGAAATATCATCAAAGCCAGATTCCGTTGAATCAGATAAATTGGTACAACTTGCAACAGATTTGGATACAAGTTCAGAATCaatagaagaaaataattcGATGGAAGCAAGCTCTTCCCTACAAAGCGAACCATCTTTTACCGAAAATGTTAAATCGAAGAAACCTAAAGTAGTCAAGTCTCCAGTAAAAGTAGCATCGCGTGTAATGAAATCTTACGAATCGATTGAGAGAATTAATAGTTCAGAAATATTATCAAAGCCAGATTCCGTTGAATCAAATAAAGTGGTACAACTTGCAACAGATTTGGATACAAGTTCAGAATCaatagaagaaaataattcGATGGAAGCAAGCTCTTCCCTACAAAGCGAACCATCTTTTACCGAAAATGTTAAATCGAAGAAACCTAAAGTAGTCAAGTCTCCAGTAAAAGTAGCATCGCGTGTAATGAAATCTTACGAATCGATTGAGAGAATTAATAGTTCAGAAATATTATCAAAGCCAGATTCCGTTGAATCAAATAAAGTGGTACAACTTGCGACAGATTTGGACACAAGTTCAGAATCGATAGAAGAAAATAATTTGATGGAAGCAAGCTCTTCCCTACAAAGCGAACCATCTTTTACCGAAAATGTTAAATCGAAGAAACCTAAAGTAGTCAAGTCTCCAGTAAAAGTAGCATCGCGTGTAATGAAATCTTACGAATCGATTGAGAGAATTAATAGTTCAGAAATATTATCAAAGCCAGATTCCGTTGAATCAAATAAAGTGGTACAACTTGCGACAGATTTGGACACAAGTTCAGAATCGGTAGAATCATCTTTTACCGAAAATGTTAAATCGAGGAAACCTAAAGTAGTCAAATCTCGAGTAAAAGTAGCGTCGCGTGTAATGAAATCTAACGAATCGATTGAGGAAAATAGTTCATTGGAAAAATTGTCAAACGATGATAAACCAGTAGAAGAAACAAAGCAGACGAATATACTGGAAGGATCACCAGTTAGTCCAATGGCTCAACATGAAAGGCGAGCTCTCAGTAGTTCAGGTAttacgaaaaaaagaaagataagTGAAGTTCAGGATTCGAAGGGATGCAGTAAGCGAGAAGAACTTTTAAGGAAAATAAAACGTTTAAAAAAATCTAGTACGAATTCGAGTATATGTCCGAAGATTTTGGAACCTCCAGATGTGCAAGATGAAAAAGTTGAAGATTCTAATATCCTCCCTGAACCGAAAATTTTATTAGAAGATATTTCCAAAGAAGAAAATTATGCACCTATAAAGAAAGCTCGCATTGCACATATACCAAAAATTGCTATAATTGAACGAAAGAAATCAATTGCCAGTCCCTTGCAGTTGAAGAAGCGATTAGTACCGAAAGTAAACAACTCAAATGCTCAAACTACACAAGTAAATTCTGTTAGTATAAATAAATCACAGCAGAATAGTGAAAATAAGTTATCAAAAATTTATAGCGATTTGTTCAATGAACCTCAATCAACACTTTCAAGTATGCCAAACTTTAATAAACATTCTGTAGAGAATGCTGTTCAGGAGAAATCAATTCCTGATGCTAAAAATGTATTAAATACATTAGAGAACAAGACTTCGTTGGTCACAGACATTAATAACTATGGTTGCCTTGATGTTTCTGTGAATCAAAGTATCAAGATGAAAGAGGCAAAGACTGAATCAAATAATTACTCCAAATATTTGAAATGCGAACGTGAAAATAATCCTTCAGATATTAAAGAAGACAGTGGAACGAACAGTATGAAAGAAAAAGAATTATTACACGCAAATGCTAGGTGTCCTATTAATCCTGTAGAAATAAGTaacataaatgaaataaatgtaaacgctaAAGAAATAGTTAATAGTAAGAAGGAGAGTTCTGTTACAGAATTTAAACTGCAAAGGTACTGTCCATTTGCAAAATTGCGACACTATGTTGATGTAGAGACGAAAAAGCGTCTAactaaaaatagaaaaaattttCCTCACACAGAATTGAATGTTGGTTTAATAGCAG ATAAATTCGTCAACATACAACTGCAGAGATTAATGGATAACGAGTGGCAGGCCTCTGTACATTGGGATGTGATTGAAAAATTGGAATCTACGTGTAGCGCCCGTATAATAGCGaa aggaattgtagaattcctaAGCACAGAAGAAGAGTGCAACAAGGCTCTCGATAAGACTCACACACCACCTGCACCACTAATGTCGGTAACGCAACAGAGAATAGCAGCTTTATTAGTTGACCTAGAAAAGGTGAAACCCACAGTATTTGAGTTCGTTCAGGCTGGCATAGAGTACAAACTCTTCAGGCTTAATCAATTAAATCAG AGGTGTATCGTAGAGTCCCTCTCTAGGATGTACACGATTCTAGCACGAATTAAAAAGGATCGAGAGAGAGTAAGGATATTCTGTTGCGACGCGTTGTATTGCTTAGGACTTAACGCGATATGTGCTTTGTACACGGTATTGACTTCTTGGGCAGAAGTATTCCCAAATAACGAAGCAGACAACA AAATATTACCAAGATGCATGGCGCATTTAATTTTGACACTACAAGTTACGGACTTTCCAAAACTTAATGCCTTAAAGAATTTGTTAACAATACTCTACAAGTACCCATCGGGAACGTTATCTAAGGACATACTAA